From the genome of bacterium, one region includes:
- a CDS encoding polyprenyl synthetase family protein: LAGDALFAQAFDLIGRNVEFAPADRVVRVLKIVAEASGTDGMVAGQVMDILSEGQAPEAERVDYIHSRKTAALIQAAVVSGAILSGADEEQISRLELYGSSIGVAFQVTDDILNVTGDASELGKATGSDVERGKSTYPALYGLDKSIQVANELVIRAKEALVPFGAAAQPLLAIADLVTERRT; the protein is encoded by the coding sequence CTTGCCGGTGATGCCCTTTTTGCGCAAGCTTTTGACCTTATCGGCAGGAATGTCGAGTTTGCCCCCGCTGACCGAGTGGTTCGTGTACTGAAAATAGTCGCGGAAGCTTCGGGTACTGATGGGATGGTAGCGGGTCAGGTGATGGACATTCTTTCTGAAGGCCAAGCTCCCGAAGCCGAGCGTGTTGATTATATTCACTCCCGAAAAACCGCTGCGCTTATCCAGGCAGCAGTCGTATCAGGCGCGATTTTAAGTGGAGCCGATGAGGAGCAAATAAGCCGATTGGAACTATACGGCTCGAGCATCGGAGTTGCCTTCCAAGTAACTGATGATATTCTAAACGTAACCGGAGATGCCTCCGAACTTGGTAAAGCCACTGGTTCGGATGTTGAGCGAGGCAAGTCAACCTACCCCGCTCTTTATGGTCTTGATAAGTCAATTCAAGTCGCAAATGAACTTGTGATAAGGGCAAAAGAAGCGCTTGTACCATTCGGCGCTGCCGCACAACCGCTATTAGCCATCGCCGATTTAGTTACCGAGCGCCGAACCTAA